Proteins found in one bacterium genomic segment:
- a CDS encoding valine--tRNA ligase — MTEIPSAYEPKRVEEHWYAEWLSRDEFHAVPDPTRRPYVIVMPLPNVTGELHVGHALNNGLQDCLIRWSRMRGLNAMWQPGLDHAGIAVHVVMDRRLAAQGQTRFALGRERFLEETWKWKEQIGGTILGQVRRLGCSCDWDRTVFTMDPGYTDAVLDGFIRLYSKGLIYKGKRMINWCPKDQTSVSDLEVEYVETPSALYYVRYPSEDGGEGVVIATQRPETILADVAVAVHPADERYRRLVGTRVRVPLVNRVIPVIADRRVEREFGTGAVKITPGHDPLDNEIGTDHRLPVLVCLDPQGRINDLGGERYQGMDRDECRRVFADDLRAAGAVVREEPYTTSIGRCDRCKTVIEPYISDQWFCRMHELAAPAAQAVRDGRVRFHPERWTKVYMDWMERIRDWNISRQLWWGQRIPVWYCGCGETVAAKTPPARCPKCGGTTLTQDPDVLDTWFSSALWPLATLGWPRETDDLRYFYPTSTLITDRGIIFLWVARMIMFGLEFRGEVPFRDVYINPTVLNIEGKRMSKTMGTGLDPLLLIDRYGADSLRFALINRCSGEQDLRFSEQMVESTRNFANKIWNAARFVRMNLDEVAGPTALPSQASLLAGPAALPGRASLGLTDRWILSRFARTAAAVTGSLERFEFREVCQSLYEFIWSEFCDWYVEMAKQDLRDPQTPDHAPVTRVVLSRILSGTMQLLHPIMPSLTEEIWQALPHEGVTIMHAPWPTDLQAWIDPEAEEQVDLVMGLIRAVRGMRADAGFPPGDSVPVSIVAPASRRPLMHAAARYIGPLARARPLTIGEDAAPRSKRGLSALIGDVEVGLSIESGEAAQAMRARLLKQFTTVTRDLTGLEDRLRSPMFLERAPAEIVEADRLRQRELAARRATLERYLAGIGE; from the coding sequence ATGACCGAGATCCCCAGTGCCTACGAGCCGAAGCGGGTAGAGGAGCACTGGTACGCCGAGTGGCTGAGCCGGGATGAGTTCCACGCCGTCCCCGACCCGACCCGTCGGCCGTATGTCATCGTGATGCCGCTGCCCAACGTCACCGGTGAACTGCACGTTGGGCACGCCCTGAACAACGGCCTCCAGGACTGCCTCATTCGCTGGAGCCGGATGCGGGGGCTGAACGCGATGTGGCAGCCGGGGCTCGACCACGCCGGCATCGCCGTGCACGTGGTCATGGACCGCCGGCTGGCCGCGCAGGGGCAGACACGATTTGCGCTGGGGCGAGAGCGCTTTCTCGAGGAGACCTGGAAATGGAAGGAACAGATCGGCGGCACGATCCTCGGCCAGGTGCGTCGTCTAGGATGCTCCTGCGATTGGGACCGCACGGTGTTCACGATGGATCCGGGCTACACGGATGCCGTTCTCGACGGTTTCATCCGCCTCTACAGCAAGGGCCTGATCTACAAAGGGAAGCGGATGATCAACTGGTGCCCCAAGGACCAGACCAGCGTGTCGGACCTTGAAGTGGAGTACGTGGAGACGCCCAGCGCGCTCTACTACGTCCGCTACCCCAGCGAAGACGGGGGAGAGGGGGTGGTCATCGCGACGCAGCGTCCCGAGACGATCCTGGCCGACGTGGCGGTCGCCGTTCATCCCGCCGACGAACGGTACCGGCGCCTGGTGGGGACGCGTGTGCGGGTGCCGCTGGTGAACCGGGTGATCCCCGTCATCGCCGACCGGCGCGTGGAGCGCGAATTCGGGACCGGGGCGGTGAAGATCACGCCCGGGCACGACCCCCTCGACAACGAAATCGGAACCGATCACCGCCTGCCGGTGCTGGTGTGCCTGGATCCCCAGGGGCGGATCAACGACCTGGGTGGGGAGCGCTATCAGGGGATGGACCGCGACGAGTGCCGTCGGGTCTTTGCCGACGACCTCCGCGCGGCGGGGGCGGTGGTGCGCGAGGAGCCCTACACCACGAGCATCGGGCGGTGCGACCGTTGCAAGACCGTCATCGAACCCTACATCTCCGATCAGTGGTTCTGCCGGATGCACGAGCTCGCCGCGCCGGCGGCCCAGGCGGTTCGGGACGGTCGCGTCCGGTTTCACCCCGAGCGGTGGACGAAAGTGTACATGGACTGGATGGAGCGGATCCGCGACTGGAACATTAGCCGCCAGCTGTGGTGGGGGCAACGGATCCCGGTCTGGTACTGCGGGTGCGGGGAAACGGTCGCGGCCAAGACTCCTCCGGCGCGGTGTCCGAAGTGCGGAGGGACCACCCTCACCCAAGACCCCGACGTGCTCGATACCTGGTTTAGCTCTGCGCTGTGGCCGCTCGCGACCTTGGGGTGGCCCAGGGAGACCGACGATCTACGGTACTTCTATCCGACGAGCACCTTGATCACCGACCGGGGCATCATCTTCCTCTGGGTCGCGCGCATGATCATGTTTGGCCTCGAGTTTCGGGGCGAGGTCCCCTTCCGCGACGTCTACATCAATCCCACGGTCCTCAACATCGAGGGCAAGCGGATGAGCAAGACGATGGGGACGGGGCTCGACCCGCTGCTGCTCATCGACCGGTATGGTGCCGACTCGCTGCGGTTTGCCCTCATCAACCGGTGCAGCGGCGAGCAGGACCTGCGATTTTCGGAACAGATGGTGGAGAGCACGCGGAACTTTGCGAACAAGATCTGGAACGCGGCCCGGTTCGTCCGCATGAACCTGGATGAAGTCGCGGGACCGACCGCGCTCCCGAGCCAAGCCTCCCTCCTCGCGGGACCGGCCGCGCTTCCGGGGCGGGCCTCCCTCGGGCTGACCGATCGGTGGATCCTGAGCCGGTTCGCGCGCACCGCCGCGGCGGTGACGGGGTCGCTCGAGCGATTTGAGTTCCGCGAAGTGTGCCAATCCCTTTACGAGTTCATCTGGAGCGAGTTCTGCGACTGGTACGTGGAGATGGCGAAGCAGGATCTGCGCGACCCCCAGACCCCCGACCACGCTCCGGTGACCCGGGTCGTCCTGAGCCGGATCCTCAGCGGGACGATGCAGCTCCTGCATCCGATTATGCCGTCGCTGACCGAAGAGATCTGGCAGGCGCTCCCCCACGAGGGGGTGACGATCATGCACGCCCCGTGGCCCACGGATCTCCAGGCCTGGATCGACCCCGAAGCCGAGGAGCAGGTGGACCTAGTGATGGGGCTGATCCGGGCGGTGCGCGGGATGCGGGCCGACGCTGGTTTTCCCCCCGGCGATTCGGTCCCCGTGAGCATCGTCGCGCCGGCGTCACGGCGGCCGCTGATGCACGCGGCGGCGCGCTACATCGGGCCGCTGGCACGGGCCCGACCGCTCACGATCGGGGAAGACGCCGCACCCCGGTCGAAGCGGGGGCTCTCCGCACTGATCGGGGATGTGGAGGTCGGCCTCTCGATCGAGTCCGGAGAAGCCGCTCAGGCGATGCGGGCCAGGCTGTTGAAACAGTTCACCACCGTCACCCGCGATCTGACCGGGCTGGAAGACCGGCTGCGCAGCCCGATGTTTCTCGAGCGCGCCCCGGCGGAGATCGTCGAGGCGGACCGGCTGCGCCAGCGCGAGCTGGCGGCGCGCCGGGCGACGCTGGAACGGTATCTGGCCGGGATCGGTGAGTAA
- a CDS encoding enoyl-CoA hydratase-related protein produces MMDKSVVTGTQGGVRTVTLNRPDVLNAINTQMGADLLDALREAERAPEVRCVLLAAAGRGFCAGADLREQTPGETKVGELLRTRYNRIVLTLRTMEKPVIAAINGVAAGAGANMAFAADLRIASDRASFIEAFSRIGLIPDSGGTWLLPRLTGMGRALELVLFADPVDAAAAERMGLVNRVVPHDDLMPRALEWAGRLAAGPTRTYGLIKRALNRALATDLEGALEYEAHLQEIASRTGDHREGVAAFLAKRPPVYTGR; encoded by the coding sequence ATGATGGATAAGAGTGTGGTGACGGGGACGCAGGGCGGGGTGCGAACCGTGACCCTGAACCGGCCGGACGTGCTGAACGCCATCAACACGCAGATGGGTGCAGATCTTCTCGATGCCCTCCGCGAGGCCGAGCGCGCACCCGAGGTCCGCTGCGTCCTGCTCGCCGCGGCGGGCCGCGGGTTTTGTGCCGGCGCGGACCTGCGCGAGCAGACGCCGGGGGAGACGAAGGTGGGGGAGCTGCTGCGCACACGCTACAATAGGATCGTATTGACGCTGCGCACCATGGAGAAGCCGGTGATCGCGGCAATCAACGGCGTGGCGGCGGGGGCCGGGGCCAATATGGCCTTCGCCGCGGACCTGCGGATCGCTTCGGACCGAGCGTCGTTCATCGAGGCGTTTTCCAGAATCGGGCTGATCCCGGACTCCGGTGGCACCTGGCTGCTGCCGCGGCTCACCGGGATGGGGCGGGCGCTGGAGCTCGTGCTGTTCGCCGATCCGGTCGACGCGGCGGCGGCGGAGCGGATGGGGTTGGTGAATCGGGTCGTGCCCCACGACGACCTGATGCCCCGGGCGCTGGAGTGGGCGGGGCGCCTCGCCGCGGGCCCGACGCGGACGTATGGACTGATCAAGCGGGCGCTCAACCGGGCGCTCGCCACCGACCTGGAGGGGGCGCTGGAGTACGAGGCGCATCTCCAAGAGATCGCCAGCAGAACCGGCGACCACCGCGAAGGGGTCGCCGCCTTCCTGGCCAAGCGCCCCCCGGTCTACACGGGGCGCTAG
- a CDS encoding lysylphosphatidylglycerol synthase transmembrane domain-containing protein codes for MAAAKANEVTSGDVAVRRDASRWVSLLLLGFGVAILAAFAATTNFRQIGEAIGRIQPPLFGLAIVAVFAQLLVKAARWRFMVWRLTGTRISIRFGAISIIAGVAAGSIAPGRSFEVAKAILLKGSFGVPLRISTSAMIVERILDIVFLIATFLLAAAFVPSRMVLASHVVLVTIAALVFCSALVVALPAQVQGWVGAVLRRIPVPERVRERVVNLVETFFTSFLVLRQHRTLWSLLGLTAVAAALDIARVFTVFRAMGITLGLALIAFSYLGAAMLGMALLIPGGVGVTEVSMAGLIAFLAPGAVSANVARSAVLLDRFFSYYLLVLVGAGLLIAYHRYRRIFV; via the coding sequence GTGGCAGCCGCAAAGGCCAACGAGGTGACTTCGGGGGACGTCGCGGTCCGACGCGACGCTTCGCGCTGGGTGAGCCTGCTCCTCCTGGGCTTCGGGGTGGCGATCCTCGCCGCATTCGCCGCCACCACCAATTTCCGGCAGATCGGGGAGGCGATTGGCCGGATCCAGCCGCCGCTGTTCGGCTTGGCCATCGTCGCGGTTTTCGCTCAACTCCTGGTGAAGGCCGCCCGCTGGCGGTTCATGGTGTGGCGCCTCACGGGGACCCGCATCTCCATCAGGTTCGGCGCGATCTCGATCATCGCCGGGGTGGCGGCCGGCAGCATCGCCCCCGGCCGGAGTTTTGAAGTGGCGAAAGCGATTCTGCTGAAGGGATCCTTTGGGGTGCCGCTCCGGATCAGCACGTCGGCGATGATCGTGGAACGGATCCTCGATATCGTGTTCCTCATCGCCACCTTCCTGCTGGCCGCCGCGTTCGTTCCCAGCCGGATGGTGCTGGCGAGCCACGTCGTGCTGGTGACGATCGCGGCGCTGGTGTTCTGCTCGGCGCTGGTGGTCGCCCTCCCCGCCCAGGTGCAGGGGTGGGTCGGCGCGGTGCTTCGGCGGATTCCGGTTCCCGAACGGGTCCGGGAGCGAGTGGTCAACCTGGTGGAAACGTTTTTTACGAGTTTCCTGGTGCTGCGCCAGCACCGAACGCTGTGGTCTCTCCTCGGCCTCACCGCGGTCGCCGCCGCGCTCGACATCGCTCGCGTCTTCACGGTGTTCCGCGCCATGGGCATCACCCTCGGGCTCGCGTTAATCGCGTTTTCTTACCTCGGGGCCGCCATGCTCGGCATGGCCCTGTTGATCCCCGGCGGGGTGGGCGTCACAGAGGTTTCGATGGCCGGACTGATCGCGTTTCTCGCCCCGGGGGCGGTCTCGGCCAACGTGGCCCGCAGCGCGGTTCTCCTCGATCGGTTCTTTTCGTATTATCTCCTGGTGCTGGTCGGCGCGGGCCTCCTCATCGCCTACCATCGCTACCGGCGGATTTTCGTCTGA
- a CDS encoding enoyl-CoA hydratase-related protein: protein MPYEHILVTTEGAIGIVVLNRPKVLNALNRALMGELAAALEAFDRDGAVRCVVLTGNDRAFAAGADVREFAEATSVEMARSYRFLEWDRIRRIGTPIIAAVSGYALGGGCELAMACDIIIASESARFGQPEIRLGLIPGAGGTQRLTRALGKSRAMELILTGQMLSAQEACALGLVSRVVPVEVVLDEAKRLAAEVAAQPPVAVRMAKESVNQAFETTLAGGLEFERKCFHLLFGSEDKREGIRAFLDKRPPTFTGR, encoded by the coding sequence ATGCCGTACGAACACATCCTCGTGACCACCGAAGGTGCCATCGGGATCGTCGTGCTCAACCGGCCGAAGGTCTTGAACGCACTGAACCGAGCGCTGATGGGCGAGCTCGCCGCTGCGCTGGAGGCGTTCGACCGCGATGGCGCGGTTCGCTGCGTGGTGCTGACCGGGAACGACCGCGCCTTCGCGGCGGGGGCTGACGTCCGCGAGTTCGCCGAGGCGACGTCGGTGGAGATGGCGCGGTCCTACCGGTTTCTTGAGTGGGACCGCATCCGCCGGATCGGCACCCCGATCATCGCCGCCGTGAGCGGGTACGCGCTGGGGGGCGGGTGCGAACTGGCGATGGCCTGCGACATCATCATCGCCTCCGAGAGCGCCCGCTTCGGGCAGCCCGAAATCCGCCTCGGGCTCATCCCGGGAGCGGGGGGGACGCAGCGTCTCACGCGCGCGCTCGGCAAGTCACGCGCGATGGAGCTCATTCTCACCGGGCAGATGCTCTCCGCCCAGGAGGCCTGCGCGCTGGGGCTGGTGTCGCGCGTGGTGCCCGTCGAGGTGGTCCTCGATGAGGCGAAACGCCTCGCCGCCGAGGTGGCCGCCCAGCCTCCCGTCGCGGTCCGCATGGCCAAGGAGTCGGTGAACCAGGCGTTCGAGACCACCCTCGCGGGGGGCCTGGAGTTTGAGCGGAAGTGCTTCCACCTGCTCTTCGGGTCCGAGGACAAGCGCGAAGGGATCCGCGCCTTTCTCGACAAGCGGCCGCCAACGTTCACGGGGCGATGA
- a CDS encoding uracil-DNA glycosylase — MKRDRLTAVARDVVACAACPRLRRYCAAVAARGKPEFAGWTYWGKPVPGYGDPEAELLVVGLAPAAHGANRTGRMFTGDGSGEWLTRAMHRAGFASQPTSVRRGDGLRLRRAYITSAVHCAPPDNKPTRAEIVRCGPYLARELALLPHVRVILALGRLGFDACRRVCAARGADVRRLRFAHGAVYPLGLGAPTLIASYHPSRQNTNTGKLTAPMLDRVFDTARRLLDSPAQAGPGGGDDG; from the coding sequence ATGAAGCGAGACCGGCTCACCGCGGTTGCGCGCGACGTCGTCGCGTGCGCGGCGTGCCCGCGCCTCCGCCGGTATTGCGCCGCCGTCGCCGCTCGAGGGAAGCCCGAGTTTGCCGGGTGGACCTATTGGGGGAAGCCGGTGCCGGGGTACGGGGATCCCGAGGCGGAACTGCTGGTGGTCGGGCTCGCCCCCGCGGCGCACGGCGCGAACCGGACCGGTCGGATGTTCACCGGGGATGGGTCGGGGGAGTGGCTGACCCGGGCGATGCATCGGGCCGGCTTCGCCAGCCAGCCGACGTCCGTTCGTCGGGGTGACGGTCTCCGCCTGCGACGGGCCTACATCACCTCCGCCGTGCACTGTGCTCCGCCCGACAACAAGCCGACCCGGGCGGAGATCGTGAGGTGCGGGCCGTACCTGGCGCGAGAGCTCGCCCTGCTCCCCCACGTCCGCGTCATCCTCGCCCTCGGCCGCCTCGGGTTCGACGCCTGTCGCCGGGTGTGCGCGGCGCGGGGCGCGGACGTGCGCCGCCTGCGGTTTGCCCACGGTGCCGTCTATCCCCTGGGCCTCGGGGCTCCCACGCTGATCGCTAGTTATCATCCCAGCCGGCAGAACACCAACACCGGAAAGCTCACCGCGCCGATGCTCGATCGCGTCTTCGATACGGCCCGGCGGTTATTGGACTCGCCGGCGCAGGCGGGACCCGGGGGGGGAGATGATGGATAA
- a CDS encoding acetyl-CoA C-acyltransferase: MRDVVIVDGIRTAIGRYAGALREVRPDDLAAQVVQAIVQRNTVDPLVIEDVVMGCANQAGEDNRNVARMAVLLAGLPPEVPGQTVNRLCGSGMQAVHAAAQAIAYGNGDVYIAGGVESMTRAPYVMGSPEVGFPRGPMVLHDTTIGWRFANPRFADVYPLYSMGETAENVADRYGISRQEQDAYAFESQRRTAAAQGAGRFADEIVPVTIKRPRGEPVVVDRDEHPRPETTAERLAALRPAFRQGGTVTAGNSSGINDGAAALLVTSAEWAEREGRRPIARIVATAVAGVDPSYMGIGPVPATRKALDRAGRRIDEMDVVELNEAFAVQVLACVRDLGIDRARLNPNGGAIALGHPIGASGARILVTLLHEMRRREGRWGLATMCIGVGQGIATIVEAV, translated from the coding sequence ATGCGTGACGTGGTGATTGTGGATGGAATCCGCACCGCCATCGGACGGTACGCCGGGGCGTTGCGGGAGGTCCGCCCCGACGACCTCGCCGCCCAGGTGGTGCAGGCCATCGTCCAGCGGAACACCGTCGATCCGCTGGTGATCGAGGACGTCGTGATGGGGTGTGCCAATCAGGCGGGGGAGGACAATCGGAACGTGGCGCGGATGGCCGTCCTCTTGGCCGGGTTGCCTCCCGAGGTCCCCGGGCAGACCGTGAACCGCCTGTGCGGGTCGGGGATGCAGGCGGTGCACGCCGCGGCGCAGGCGATTGCCTACGGGAACGGGGACGTCTACATCGCCGGGGGTGTGGAGAGCATGACCCGGGCGCCGTACGTGATGGGGTCTCCCGAGGTGGGGTTCCCCCGCGGCCCGATGGTGCTGCACGATACGACGATCGGCTGGCGATTCGCGAACCCGAGGTTCGCCGACGTGTACCCGCTGTACAGCATGGGTGAGACGGCGGAGAACGTGGCGGACCGCTACGGGATCTCACGCCAGGAGCAGGACGCGTACGCCTTCGAGAGTCAACGGCGCACGGCCGCCGCCCAGGGGGCAGGGCGGTTCGCGGACGAAATCGTGCCGGTGACGATCAAGCGCCCCCGCGGCGAACCGGTCGTCGTCGACAGAGACGAGCACCCACGCCCCGAGACGACGGCGGAGCGGCTTGCCGCGCTGCGGCCGGCGTTTCGCCAAGGCGGCACCGTCACCGCCGGGAACTCCTCCGGGATCAACGACGGGGCCGCGGCGCTCCTCGTCACATCCGCGGAGTGGGCGGAGCGGGAGGGGCGCCGGCCGATCGCGCGAATCGTCGCCACCGCGGTCGCCGGCGTCGACCCTTCCTACATGGGCATCGGGCCCGTCCCCGCCACCCGCAAAGCCCTCGACCGCGCCGGGCGGCGCATCGACGAGATGGACGTCGTCGAGCTGAACGAGGCCTTCGCGGTGCAGGTCCTTGCCTGCGTTCGCGACCTCGGGATCGACCGGGCCCGCCTCAATCCCAACGGCGGGGCGATCGCCCTCGGCCACCCCATCGGAGCGAGCGGGGCCCGGATCCTCGTCACGCTGCTTCATGAGATGCGCCGGCGTGAGGGGCGGTGGGGGCTGGCGACGATGTGCATCGGGGTGGGGCAGGGAATCGCGACGATCGTCGAGGCGGTGTAG
- a CDS encoding SPOR domain-containing protein: MSQGDRPALTPDRIRADGEHDRAAVAMKGGRLSLALVGLGVVGIFAVAVAAGYFMGQTSFRTPPPPPALTLPTVPGSASTTAPGSGTPPAVGPAPLPAEPAPSPQPQPTAPPGPPAPAEAPPAPQAPPPPPSSPVPGPTGLPSVTPAIPEPPSRFHVQVGSFDDRTNAEALVTQLRARGYAVTLVEGPPYRVWVGGYLDRGTAERLAANLQAAGFDVTLSAR, encoded by the coding sequence GTGAGCCAAGGCGATCGCCCTGCACTCACCCCGGATCGGATCCGAGCGGATGGGGAGCATGATCGGGCGGCGGTGGCGATGAAGGGCGGGCGGCTGTCCCTGGCGCTAGTTGGGCTCGGGGTGGTGGGTATCTTCGCCGTTGCGGTGGCGGCGGGGTACTTCATGGGGCAGACCTCGTTTCGCACCCCCCCACCGCCTCCCGCGCTTACGCTGCCGACGGTCCCCGGGTCCGCTTCGACGACGGCCCCCGGATCCGGGACGCCCCCCGCGGTCGGCCCGGCGCCTCTGCCCGCCGAACCCGCGCCAAGCCCCCAGCCGCAGCCGACAGCCCCTCCCGGTCCCCCCGCTCCCGCGGAGGCCCCGCCCGCGCCCCAGGCCCCGCCGCCGCCGCCTTCTTCGCCGGTCCCGGGCCCCACCGGTCTCCCCAGTGTCACCCCAGCGATCCCGGAGCCCCCCTCACGATTTCACGTACAGGTGGGGTCGTTTGACGACCGCACGAACGCTGAAGCGTTGGTCACTCAGCTGCGCGCACGCGGGTATGCGGTGACCCTGGTGGAGGGGCCCCCGTACCGCGTGTGGGTCGGCGGGTACCTCGACCGGGGGACCGCGGAGCGGCTCGCCGCCAACCTTCAGGCCGCCGGCTTCGACGTGACGTTGAGCGCCCGGTAA
- the lon gene encoding endopeptidase La yields MTEQKSKQETAQEQPTTFPELLPALPLKGTVVLPYMVVPLGVGRAKSLAALEAALAGDRLILLVAQKQDDQEDPGPDDLYWLGTICKILQVGKQADGTVQVVVEGLHRGAVTEVTQTTPFFQVRIVPRADAKDKPLEIEALMRGVTSQFERYARLSRSIAPEAFMLAMSAEEPGRLADLVAQHLQLRVEERQGILEAAPKDRLEKLSGVLTKEINILELERKIQNRVRKQMEKSQREYFLKEQMKAIQQELGEKDERTAEADEYRKRIEEADLPEKVKEKALEELGRLEKMPPMVAEAVVVRTYLDWILALPWAVRTADRLDTKAARAILDEDHYGLEKAKDRVVEYLAVRKLAPESKAPILCFVGPPGTGKTSLGKSIARALGRKFVRVSLGGVRDEAEIRGHRRTYVGALPGRIVQGMRTAGSKNPVFMLDEIDKLGMDFRGDPSAALLEALDPEQNTTFSDHYLELAFDLREVMFITTANILDTVPPALRDRLEVIRFSGYIEDEKHHIATQFLIPKQLKENGLKPEHVTFTDESLRLVIRQYTREAGVRNLEREIATICRKIAREVAEGEATSVKVTIQNVHKFLGPTKYHYGSVGKIDEVGAATGLVYTEQGGDIITVEATLMRGDGKLTLTGQLGDVMKESAQAALSYIRARALALGADDTFTSRYDIHIHVPAGAVPKDGPSAGITIATAVASALTGRQVRKDVAMTGEITLRGNVLPIGGLKEKVIAAHRAGIKTVIVPKENEKDMVEIPGHVKKKLHFVLVEHMDEVLQEALGPSLGLPALPHAPTEVRRQQPSIQA; encoded by the coding sequence ATGACGGAGCAAAAGTCCAAGCAGGAAACGGCGCAGGAACAGCCGACAACGTTCCCGGAGTTGCTGCCGGCGTTGCCCCTGAAGGGGACGGTAGTCCTTCCGTATATGGTGGTGCCTTTGGGGGTCGGGCGGGCGAAGTCACTGGCCGCCCTGGAAGCGGCGCTCGCCGGGGATCGGCTCATCCTGCTCGTGGCCCAGAAGCAAGACGACCAAGAGGATCCCGGGCCGGACGATTTGTACTGGCTCGGGACGATCTGCAAGATCCTTCAGGTCGGGAAGCAGGCCGATGGGACGGTGCAGGTGGTCGTGGAGGGGCTTCACCGCGGGGCGGTGACCGAAGTAACCCAGACCACCCCGTTCTTCCAGGTGCGCATCGTCCCCCGGGCCGACGCGAAGGACAAACCCCTCGAGATCGAGGCCTTGATGCGGGGGGTGACCTCGCAGTTCGAACGGTACGCCCGGCTCTCGCGATCGATCGCGCCCGAGGCATTCATGCTGGCGATGTCGGCCGAGGAGCCCGGCCGGCTCGCCGACCTGGTGGCGCAGCACCTGCAGCTCAGGGTTGAGGAGCGGCAAGGGATCCTCGAGGCCGCGCCCAAGGACCGGCTGGAGAAGCTGAGCGGGGTCCTCACGAAGGAAATCAACATCCTGGAGTTGGAGCGCAAGATCCAGAACCGCGTCCGCAAGCAGATGGAGAAGAGTCAGCGCGAGTACTTCCTCAAAGAACAGATGAAGGCGATTCAGCAGGAACTCGGCGAGAAAGACGAGCGCACGGCGGAGGCCGACGAATACCGGAAGCGCATCGAGGAGGCCGATCTTCCCGAGAAAGTCAAAGAGAAGGCCCTCGAGGAGCTGGGCCGCCTGGAGAAGATGCCGCCGATGGTCGCGGAGGCGGTGGTGGTCCGCACCTACCTGGACTGGATCCTTGCGCTGCCGTGGGCGGTGCGCACCGCGGACCGCCTGGACACCAAGGCCGCGCGTGCAATTCTCGACGAAGATCACTACGGACTGGAGAAGGCCAAGGATCGGGTCGTCGAGTACCTCGCCGTGCGCAAGCTGGCACCGGAGTCCAAGGCGCCGATCCTTTGCTTCGTGGGCCCACCCGGAACGGGAAAGACCAGCCTCGGGAAGTCGATCGCGCGGGCGTTGGGCCGGAAGTTCGTCCGGGTGTCGCTCGGTGGCGTACGCGATGAAGCGGAAATTCGCGGGCATCGTCGCACGTACGTGGGAGCGCTTCCCGGCCGCATCGTGCAGGGGATGCGGACCGCCGGCAGCAAGAACCCGGTGTTCATGCTCGACGAGATCGACAAGCTGGGGATGGACTTCCGCGGCGACCCATCCGCGGCACTGCTCGAAGCGCTCGACCCTGAGCAGAACACCACGTTCAGCGACCACTACCTGGAGCTGGCGTTCGACCTCCGCGAGGTGATGTTCATCACCACGGCCAACATCCTTGACACCGTCCCCCCCGCGCTGCGCGATCGGTTGGAGGTCATTCGGTTTTCGGGCTATATCGAAGACGAGAAGCACCACATCGCCACCCAATTTCTCATCCCGAAACAGTTGAAAGAGAACGGGCTTAAGCCGGAGCACGTCACCTTCACCGATGAGAGCCTGCGGCTCGTCATCCGCCAGTACACGCGGGAGGCGGGGGTGCGGAACCTGGAACGCGAGATCGCGACGATCTGCCGCAAAATCGCCCGGGAGGTGGCCGAGGGCGAGGCGACGTCGGTCAAGGTGACGATTCAGAACGTGCACAAGTTCCTCGGGCCGACGAAATACCACTACGGGAGCGTCGGAAAGATCGACGAGGTCGGCGCGGCGACAGGGCTCGTCTACACCGAGCAGGGCGGGGACATCATTACGGTCGAGGCGACGTTGATGCGGGGGGACGGCAAGTTGACCCTGACCGGGCAACTCGGCGACGTCATGAAGGAATCCGCCCAAGCGGCGCTCAGCTACATCCGCGCGCGGGCGCTCGCGCTGGGGGCCGACGACACATTCACCTCACGGTACGATATCCACATTCACGTCCCGGCGGGCGCCGTGCCCAAGGACGGCCCATCGGCGGGAATTACGATCGCGACCGCCGTGGCGTCGGCGCTGACGGGGCGCCAAGTCCGCAAGGACGTGGCGATGACCGGGGAGATTACCCTGCGGGGCAACGTACTGCCGATCGGCGGCCTGAAGGAGAAGGTGATCGCCGCCCACCGCGCGGGGATCAAGACGGTGATCGTTCCCAAAGAGAACGAGAAGGACATGGTGGAGATCCCCGGTCACGTGAAAAAGAAGCTCCATTTCGTGCTGGTCGAGCACATGGATGAGGTCTTGCAGGAGGCGTTGGGCCCGAGCTTGGGCCTGCCCGCCCTGCCGCACGCGCCGACGGAGGTTCGGCGGCAGCAACCGTCGATCCAGGCGTAA